One part of the Aricia agestis chromosome Z, ilAriAges1.1, whole genome shotgun sequence genome encodes these proteins:
- the LOC121739006 gene encoding uncharacterized protein LOC121739006, whose amino-acid sequence MFKFVVLCALIGAAVAEPEPGAVFSSYAYPGAYLSSAPAYIPSAYNNVVYNSPLVQPTYSTYSAPLAHLIKKRSVLVGSPALTTYAAAPYATSYAAAYPAISPLATSYAAAIPTTYSSPLFTTAHLIKKRSAPLIVPSTYSAISPLATGYAATGSFYTPTFGAASYISSPYVSSLPLAYGAPLIKK is encoded by the coding sequence ATGTTCAAGTTCGTAGTATTGTGCGCTCTGATCGGGGCCGCGGTGGCCGAGCCTGAGCCCGGAGCGGTGTTCAGCTCCTACGCCTACCCGGGCGCCTACTTGTCGTCGGCGCCGGCGTACATCCCCAGCGCCTACAATAACGTCGTGTACAACTCGCCCCTGGTGCAGCCTACCTACAGCACCTACTCCGCGCCGCTGGCCCACCTCATCAAGAAGCGCTCCGTGCTGGTCGGCTCGCCCGCGCTCACCACATACGCCGCCGCCCCCTACGCCACCTCGTACGCCGCCGCCTACCCCGCCATCTCTCCCCTGGCCACCAGCTACGCCGCCGCCATCCCCACCACGTACTCGTCTCCCCTCTTCACCACCGCCCACCTCATCAAGAAGCGGTCCGCGCCCCTGATCGTGCCGTCCACCTACTCCGCCATCTCTCCCCTGGCTACCGGCTACGCTGCGACCGGTTCCTTCTACACGCCGACCTTCGGCGCCGCGTCCTACATCTCCTCCCCCTACGTCTCCTCCCTGCCCCTCGCCTACGGAGCTCCCCTAATCAAGAAATGA
- the LOC121739005 gene encoding uncharacterized protein LOC121739005: MFKFVVLCALIGAAVAEPEPGAVFSSYAYPGAYLSSAPAYIPSAYSNVVYNSPLVQPTYSTYSAPLAHLIKKRSVLVGSPALTTYAAAPYATSYAAAYPAISPLATSYAAAIPTTYSSPLFTTAHLIKKRSAPLIVPSTYSAISPLATGYAATGSFYTPTFGAASYISSPYVSSLPLAYGAPLIKK, encoded by the coding sequence ATGTTCAAGTTCGTAGTATTGTGCGCTCTGATCGGGGCCGCGGTGGCCGAGCCTGAGCCCGGAGCGGTGTTCAGCTCCTACGCCTACCCGGGCGCCTACTTGTCGTCGGCGCCGGCGTACATCCCCAGCGCCTACAGCAACGTCGTGTACAACTCGCCCCTGGTGCAGCCTACCTACAGCACCTACTCCGCGCCGCTGGCCCACCTCATCAAGAAGCGCTCCGTGCTGGTCGGCTCGCCCGCGCTCACCACGTACGCCGCCGCCCCCTACGCCACCTCGTACGCCGCCGCCTACCCCGCCATCTCTCCCCTGGCCACCAGCTACGCCGCCGCCATCCCCACCACGTACTCGTCTCCCCTCTTCACCACCGCCCACCTCATCAAGAAGCGGTCCGCGCCCCTGATCGTGCCGTCCACCTACTCCGCCATCTCTCCCCTGGCTACCGGCTACGCTGCGACCGGTTCCTTCTACACGCCGACCTTCGGCGCCGCGTCCTACATCTCCTCCCCCTACGTCTCCTCCCTGCCCCTCGCCTACGGAGCTCCCCTCATCAAGAAATGA